The proteins below are encoded in one region of Mycobacterium shinjukuense:
- a CDS encoding adenylate/guanylate cyclase domain-containing protein, which translates to MTTAAALPGRITAFVRWVVRTPWPLFSLSMLQADIIGCLFVLGFLRYGLPPQDRVELQDLPPLNLTIFLTSVIVLFLAGFAWSLKLLMPVFRWQRRDNLLAAADPATTELARTRALRMPFYRTLISVVSWCIGSVIFIVASWSVARYAVPVVAVATALGATATAIIGYLQSERVLRPVAVAALRSGVPENVKAPGVILRLMLTWILSTAVPLLAIVLAVVSDKISLLHAAPEKLFNPILLLALAALGIGSISTLLVSMSIADPLRQLRWALSEVQRGNYNAHMQIYDASELGLLQSGFNDMVRDLSERQRLRDLFGRYVGEDVARRALERGTELGGQERDVAVLFVDLVGSTQLAATRPPAEVVSLLNEFFRVVVDTVGRHGGFVNKFQGDAALAIFGAPIEHPDASGGALAAARELHDELLPVLGSAEFGIGVSAGRAIAGHIGAQARFEYTVIGDPVNEAARLTELAKLEEGHVLASAIAVSGALDAEALCWDVGEVVELRGRTAPTQLARPLTLAAADEGSSQPDEGFGEPEEVSSELRG; encoded by the coding sequence GTGACTACCGCGGCGGCACTTCCCGGACGGATCACGGCATTCGTTCGGTGGGTGGTGCGCACCCCCTGGCCGCTGTTCTCGCTCAGCATGTTGCAGGCCGACATCATCGGGTGCCTTTTCGTGCTCGGGTTCCTGCGCTACGGCCTGCCGCCGCAGGACCGGGTAGAGCTGCAGGATCTGCCACCGCTGAACCTGACGATCTTCCTCACCTCGGTGATCGTGTTGTTCCTCGCGGGTTTCGCCTGGAGCCTCAAGCTGCTGATGCCGGTGTTCCGGTGGCAGCGGCGGGACAATCTGCTCGCCGCGGCGGATCCGGCGACCACCGAGCTGGCCCGCACTCGCGCGCTGCGCATGCCGTTCTACCGGACGTTGATCAGCGTGGTGTCCTGGTGCATCGGCAGCGTGATCTTCATCGTTGCCAGCTGGTCGGTGGCCCGCTACGCGGTTCCCGTCGTCGCGGTCGCCACCGCGCTGGGCGCCACCGCCACCGCGATCATCGGCTACCTGCAGTCCGAGCGGGTGTTGCGGCCCGTTGCCGTCGCCGCACTGCGCAGCGGGGTGCCAGAGAACGTCAAGGCACCCGGCGTCATTTTGCGGCTGATGCTGACCTGGATCCTGTCCACCGCGGTGCCGCTGCTGGCGATCGTGTTGGCCGTGGTGTCCGACAAGATCTCCTTGCTGCATGCCGCGCCGGAGAAGCTGTTCAACCCCATCCTCTTGCTGGCGTTGGCGGCGCTGGGCATCGGGTCGATCAGCACGCTGTTGGTGTCGATGTCGATCGCCGACCCGCTGCGCCAGCTGCGCTGGGCGCTCAGCGAGGTGCAACGCGGCAACTACAACGCCCACATGCAGATCTACGACGCCAGTGAGCTGGGTCTTTTGCAATCCGGTTTCAACGACATGGTGCGCGACCTGTCCGAGCGGCAGCGGCTGCGCGACCTGTTCGGTCGCTATGTCGGCGAGGACGTGGCGCGCCGGGCCCTCGAGCGTGGCACCGAGTTGGGCGGGCAGGAACGCGACGTCGCGGTGCTGTTCGTGGATCTGGTCGGATCCACCCAGCTGGCCGCGACGCGGCCGCCCGCCGAGGTCGTCAGCTTGCTCAACGAGTTCTTCCGGGTGGTGGTCGACACGGTCGGCCGGCACGGCGGATTCGTCAACAAGTTCCAAGGCGATGCCGCCCTGGCGATCTTCGGTGCCCCGATCGAACACCCGGACGCCTCCGGTGGTGCCCTGGCGGCCGCACGCGAGCTGCACGACGAGCTCCTCCCGGTGCTCGGTTCGGCGGAGTTCGGTATCGGCGTGTCGGCCGGGCGGGCCATCGCCGGCCACATCGGCGCCCAGGCCCGCTTCGAGTACACCGTCATCGGTGACCCGGTCAACGAGGCCGCACGGCTGACCGAGCTGGCCAAACTCGAGGAGGGCCACGTGCTGGCGTCGGCGATCGCGGTCAGCGGCGCCCTGGACGCCGAGGCGTTGTGCTGGGATGTCGGTGAGGTCGTCGAGCTGCGCGGGCGCACCGCACCCACCCAGCTGGCTCGACCGCTGACTTTGGCCGCCGCCGACGAGGGTTCCAGCCAACCCGACGAGGGTTTCGGCGAGCCCGAAGAGGTCTCCAGCGAGCTGCGCGGCTAG
- a CDS encoding NAD-dependent epimerase/dehydratase family protein translates to MRALVTGAAGFIGSTLVDRLLADGHTVVGLDNFATGRATNIEHLAGNPAHVFVEADIVTADLHAILDEHRPEVVFHLAAQIDVRRSVADPQFDASVNVIGTVRLAEAARRTGVRKVVHTSSGGSIYGVPPQYPTPETAPTDPASPYAAGKVAGEIYLNTFRHLYGLDCSHIAPANVYGPRQDPHGEAGVVAIFAQALLAGKPTKVFGDGTNTRDYVFVDDVVDAFVKASGDAGGGLRFNIGTGVETSDRQLHSAVAAVVGGPDDPEFAPPRLGDLKRSCLDIGLAERVLRWRPQVELDDGLRRTVEYFRTKAC, encoded by the coding sequence GTGCGCGCACTGGTCACCGGGGCAGCCGGTTTCATCGGGTCGACGCTAGTGGACCGTCTGCTGGCCGACGGTCACACGGTGGTGGGACTGGACAACTTCGCGACCGGCCGTGCGACCAACATCGAGCACCTGGCCGGCAACCCGGCACACGTTTTCGTCGAGGCGGACATCGTGACCGCGGATTTGCATGCCATTCTCGACGAGCATCGGCCCGAGGTGGTGTTTCACCTGGCGGCCCAGATCGACGTCCGGCGTTCGGTGGCCGACCCGCAATTCGACGCTTCGGTCAACGTCATCGGCACGGTACGGCTGGCCGAAGCGGCGCGACGCACCGGTGTCCGCAAGGTGGTGCACACCTCGTCGGGCGGATCCATCTACGGCGTCCCACCGCAGTACCCCACCCCCGAAACAGCGCCCACCGACCCGGCATCGCCGTACGCGGCGGGCAAGGTGGCTGGCGAGATCTACCTGAACACCTTCCGGCATCTTTACGGACTGGACTGCTCGCACATCGCCCCCGCCAACGTCTACGGCCCCCGCCAGGACCCGCACGGTGAGGCCGGTGTGGTGGCCATCTTCGCCCAGGCACTGTTGGCGGGTAAGCCCACCAAGGTGTTCGGCGACGGCACCAACACCCGCGACTACGTGTTCGTCGACGACGTGGTGGACGCCTTCGTCAAGGCGTCCGGCGACGCGGGCGGGGGGCTGCGCTTCAACATCGGGACCGGAGTGGAAACCTCGGACCGGCAACTGCATTCGGCGGTCGCCGCGGTCGTCGGGGGACCCGACGACCCGGAGTTCGCTCCGCCGCGGCTGGGTGACCTGAAGCGCTCCTGCCTGGATATCGGCCTGGCCGAACGGGTTTTGCGGTGGCGTCCACAGGTTGAGCTGGAC
- a CDS encoding DNA polymerase III subunit delta' has translation MSGVFTRLVGQQAVEAELLAAARSARGDTDHSCTGGGSMTHAWLITGPPGSGRSVAALCFAAALQCTSETEPGCGRCRACTTTMAGTHADVRRVIPEGLSIGVDEMRAIVQVASRRPTTGRRQIVLIEDADRLTEGAANALLKVVEEPPASTVFVLCAPSVDPEDIAVTLRSRCRHVALLTPSTAAIARVLIEGDGLDAETANWAASVSGGHVGRARRLATDPEARRRRERALGVVRDAVTPSRAYAAAEELVAAAEAEAVVLTTDRAEAETEELRTALGAGGTGKGTAGATRGATAALRDLERRQKSRQTRAARDALDRALIDLATYFRDALVVSAKAGGVRANHPDMADRVAALAAHAAPERLLRCIEAVLECREALAINVKPKFAVDAMVATIGQELR, from the coding sequence ATGTCCGGGGTGTTTACGCGGCTGGTAGGCCAACAGGCGGTGGAAGCCGAGCTGCTGGCGGCGGCCCGATCCGCCCGCGGTGATACGGATCACAGCTGCACCGGCGGCGGGTCTATGACACATGCCTGGTTGATCACCGGCCCCCCGGGTTCGGGGCGCTCGGTGGCGGCCTTGTGCTTCGCGGCGGCGCTGCAGTGCACTTCGGAGACCGAGCCCGGGTGCGGGCGTTGCCGGGCATGCACGACGACGATGGCCGGCACGCACGCCGACGTGCGGCGGGTGATTCCCGAAGGCCTGTCCATCGGGGTGGACGAGATGCGCGCCATCGTGCAGGTCGCCTCACGCCGGCCGACCACCGGGCGCCGCCAGATCGTGCTGATCGAAGACGCCGATCGGTTGACCGAGGGAGCCGCGAACGCCCTGCTCAAGGTCGTCGAGGAGCCGCCGGCGTCGACGGTATTTGTGCTGTGCGCGCCGTCGGTGGACCCCGAGGACATCGCGGTCACGCTGCGATCCCGGTGCCGTCATGTGGCGCTGCTGACCCCGTCGACCGCCGCGATCGCGCGGGTGCTGATCGAGGGTGACGGGCTGGACGCCGAGACGGCGAACTGGGCGGCCTCGGTCAGTGGTGGCCATGTGGGCCGGGCGCGCCGGCTGGCCACCGATCCGGAGGCCCGCCGGCGCCGCGAGCGGGCGTTGGGCGTGGTGCGCGACGCGGTCACCCCGTCGCGGGCATACGCCGCCGCCGAGGAGCTCGTCGCCGCCGCCGAAGCCGAGGCGGTGGTGCTGACCACCGACCGTGCCGAGGCCGAGACCGAAGAGCTGCGCACGGCTCTGGGCGCCGGTGGCACCGGCAAGGGCACCGCCGGCGCGACCCGCGGCGCGACGGCCGCGCTGAGGGATCTGGAGCGGCGGCAGAAATCCCGTCAGACCCGGGCGGCGCGCGATGCGCTGGACCGGGCGCTAATCGACTTGGCCACCTATTTCCGGGACGCGCTGGTGGTGTCGGCGAAGGCGGGGGGAGTACGGGCCAACCACCCGGATATGGCCGACCGGGTGGCTGCCCTGGCCGCGCACGCTGCCCCCGAGCGGCTGCTGCGCTGCATCGAGGCCGTGCTGGAGTGCCGGGAAGCGCTGGCAATCAACGTCAAACCCAAGTTCGCCGTCGACGCCATGGTCGCGACCATCGGGCAGGAACTGCGTTAG
- the cspA gene encoding cold shock protein CspA: MPQGTVKWFNAEKGFGFIAPEDGSADVFVHYTEIQGTGFRTLEENQKVEFEIGHSPKGPQATGVRSL; the protein is encoded by the coding sequence ATGCCACAGGGAACTGTGAAGTGGTTCAACGCGGAGAAGGGGTTCGGTTTCATCGCCCCCGAGGACGGTTCCGCGGATGTGTTTGTCCACTACACGGAGATCCAGGGAACGGGCTTCCGCACCCTTGAAGAGAACCAGAAGGTCGAGTTCGAGATCGGCCACAGCCCTAAGGGCCCCCAGGCCACCGGAGTCCGCTCCCTCTGA
- the topA gene encoding type I DNA topoisomerase yields MADPKTSARGGGRNGSARRLVIVESPTKARKLAGYLGSGYIVESSRGHIRDLPRAAADVPAKFKSEPWARLGVNVDADFEPLYIISPEKRSTVSELKGLLKNVDELYLATDGDREGEAIAWHLLETLKPRIPVKRMVFHEITEPAILEAAENPRDLDTDLVDAQETRRILDRLYGYEVSPVLWKKVAPKLSAGRVQSVATRIIVQRERERMAFRSASYWDVLATLDASVSDPKAQPPTFSARLTSVAGRRVATGRDFDSLGVLRKSDQVVVLDEASATALAAGLRGSQLSVASAEEKPYTRRPYPPFMTSTLQQEAGRKLRFSAERTMSIAQRLYENGYITYMRTDSTTLSESAINAARTQARQLYGEEFVAPSPRQYTRKVKNAQEAHEAIRPAGETFATPDAVRRELDGDEFRLYELIWQRTVASQMADARGTTVSLRIEGRAGDQQVVFAATGRTLTFPGFLKAYVETVDELVGGEADDAERRLPHLTPGQRLDAVELTPDGHVTNPPPRYTEASLVKALEELGIGRPSTYSSIIKTIQDRGYVYKKGSALVPSWVAFAVIGLLEQHFGRLVDYDFTAAMEDELDEIAAGNERRTNWLNNFYFGGDHGVPDSVARSGGLKKLVGVNLEGIDAREVNSIKLFDDRDGRPIYVRVGKNGPYLERTILGEDGEPTPQRANLSDSLTPDELTLDVVEELFATPQEGRVLGVDPETGHQIVARDGRYGPYVTEILPESAVEAGDELANKGKKAAGRKPRSGSLLRSMDLQTVTLEDALKLLSLPRVVGVDPASGEQITAQNGRYGPYLKRGTDSRSLTTEEQMFTITLEEALKIYAEPKRSGRQRASAPPLRELGIDPASGRPMVIKDGRFGPYVTDGETNASLRKGDDVLSITDERAAELLADRRARGPAQRAAKKSPRKAAAKGAAKRS; encoded by the coding sequence TTGGCTGACCCGAAAACAAGCGCGCGGGGTGGCGGCAGAAACGGCAGCGCCCGGCGACTCGTGATTGTCGAGTCGCCCACCAAGGCGCGGAAATTGGCCGGCTACCTGGGCTCGGGCTATATCGTCGAGTCCTCGCGGGGCCACATCCGGGACCTGCCCCGGGCCGCGGCCGACGTCCCGGCGAAATTCAAGTCCGAGCCGTGGGCCCGGCTGGGGGTCAACGTTGACGCCGACTTCGAGCCGCTCTACATCATCAGCCCCGAGAAGAGGAGCACCGTCAGCGAGCTGAAGGGCCTGCTCAAAAACGTCGACGAGCTCTACCTGGCCACCGACGGTGACCGGGAGGGCGAAGCCATCGCCTGGCATCTGCTGGAAACCCTGAAACCGCGCATCCCGGTCAAGCGGATGGTGTTCCACGAGATCACCGAGCCGGCCATCCTCGAGGCCGCCGAAAACCCCCGTGACCTGGACACCGACCTGGTCGATGCGCAGGAGACCCGCCGCATCCTGGACCGGCTGTACGGTTACGAGGTCAGCCCGGTGCTGTGGAAGAAGGTCGCGCCGAAGCTGTCGGCCGGGCGGGTGCAGTCGGTGGCCACCCGCATAATCGTGCAGCGCGAACGCGAGCGGATGGCGTTCCGCAGCGCGTCCTACTGGGATGTGCTGGCCACGCTGGACGCCAGCGTGTCCGACCCCAAGGCGCAGCCGCCGACGTTTTCCGCCCGGCTGACCAGCGTGGCCGGGCGGCGGGTGGCCACCGGCCGCGACTTCGACTCGTTGGGCGTGTTGCGCAAGTCCGACCAAGTTGTCGTGCTGGACGAAGCGAGCGCGACCGCGTTGGCCGCCGGGCTGCGCGGATCGCAGTTGAGCGTGGCCTCGGCGGAGGAAAAGCCCTACACCCGGCGTCCGTATCCACCGTTCATGACGTCGACCCTGCAGCAGGAGGCCGGGCGCAAGCTGCGGTTCTCCGCCGAGCGCACCATGAGCATCGCGCAGCGGCTGTATGAGAACGGCTACATCACCTACATGCGCACCGACTCGACGACGCTGTCGGAGTCGGCGATCAACGCCGCGCGCACCCAGGCCCGTCAGCTCTACGGGGAGGAGTTTGTCGCCCCGTCGCCCCGCCAGTACACCCGCAAGGTGAAAAACGCCCAGGAGGCGCACGAGGCCATCCGGCCCGCCGGGGAGACGTTCGCGACCCCCGACGCGGTGCGCCGCGAACTCGACGGCGACGAATTCCGGCTCTATGAGCTGATCTGGCAGCGCACCGTGGCCTCGCAGATGGCCGACGCCCGGGGCACCACAGTGAGCCTGCGCATCGAGGGCAGAGCCGGGGATCAACAGGTGGTGTTCGCCGCGACCGGGCGCACCCTGACCTTCCCCGGCTTCTTGAAGGCCTACGTGGAGACCGTGGACGAACTGGTCGGCGGTGAGGCCGACGACGCCGAGCGCAGGCTGCCCCATCTGACCCCGGGCCAACGGCTCGATGCCGTCGAACTCACGCCGGACGGGCACGTCACCAACCCGCCGCCCCGCTACACCGAGGCGTCGCTGGTCAAGGCCCTCGAGGAGCTGGGGATTGGCCGCCCGTCGACCTACTCGTCGATCATCAAGACCATCCAGGACCGCGGCTACGTCTACAAAAAGGGCAGCGCCCTGGTGCCGTCCTGGGTTGCGTTCGCCGTAATCGGTTTGCTGGAACAGCATTTCGGTCGACTCGTGGACTACGACTTCACCGCGGCGATGGAAGACGAGCTCGACGAGATCGCCGCGGGCAACGAGCGACGCACCAACTGGCTCAACAACTTCTACTTCGGCGGCGACCACGGGGTGCCCGACTCGGTCGCCCGCTCCGGGGGCCTGAAGAAACTGGTGGGTGTCAATCTGGAAGGCATCGACGCGCGAGAAGTCAACTCCATCAAGCTTTTTGATGACCGTGATGGCCGGCCGATCTATGTTCGGGTGGGCAAGAACGGGCCCTACCTGGAGCGCACGATCCTCGGTGAGGACGGCGAGCCGACACCGCAGCGGGCCAACCTCAGCGACTCGCTGACCCCCGACGAGCTGACGCTGGACGTGGTCGAGGAGCTTTTCGCCACGCCGCAAGAGGGACGCGTGCTGGGCGTGGATCCGGAAACCGGCCACCAGATCGTCGCCAGGGACGGCCGGTACGGGCCCTACGTGACCGAGATCCTGCCGGAGTCCGCGGTCGAGGCGGGCGATGAGTTGGCCAACAAGGGTAAGAAGGCCGCCGGCCGCAAACCCAGAAGCGGTTCGCTGCTTCGCAGCATGGACTTGCAGACGGTCACGCTCGAGGATGCGCTGAAACTGCTGTCACTGCCCCGCGTGGTCGGGGTGGACCCCGCGTCGGGTGAGCAGATCACCGCCCAGAACGGGCGTTACGGCCCGTACCTGAAGCGCGGCACCGATTCTCGCTCGTTGACCACCGAAGAGCAGATGTTCACCATCACGCTCGAGGAAGCGCTGAAGATCTACGCCGAACCGAAACGTTCCGGCCGGCAACGCGCTTCGGCTCCGCCGCTGCGTGAACTGGGGATCGACCCGGCGTCGGGCAGACCGATGGTCATCAAGGACGGGCGGTTCGGGCCGTACGTCACCGACGGTGAGACCAACGCCAGCCTGCGCAAGGGCGACGACGTGCTGTCGATCACCGACGAGCGCGCCGCCGAACTGTTGGCCGACCGCCGCGCCCGGGGGCCGGCGCAGCGGGCCGCCAAGAAGAGCCCGCGCAAGGCTGCGGCGAAAGGGGCGGCCAAGCGCAGCTAG